The nucleotide sequence GTGGATATGATATCCAGGATATAAAAAAAACCGATGAACTCCTCAATGAAGCAGGTATAACAGACGGTGGACAATTAAAATTTTTAAGACCCATCGAATTAGCTGAAATCTTAGGAGTAGACGGTCTCCTGTATATAGACTTGGATGAGTTAGATTTTATGACCTATCCCTACTATCATACTCGGTCTGTCAAAGGAACTTTTCTCCTCTATAATTTTGAAAAATTAATATGGGTAAAGCCAATCAGAGTCGCTATCAAATATTTTGGAGTCAGCTCGGCACTGGATACTATAAGTGGAGCAGTCAATGGGGACTCCGACCAATTAAATGATGGAATGACTCAAGCAGGGATAGATATAGCCGTCCATCAAGGTATAAAATTTGCTACTATTGCTGGATTTGACCATGAGTTAGCCCCTGAGATGGCTTTGGTAAGTAAAAAGTTATCCAGTGTCATTCCAAAGGGAAGCCGGGCTGATTCAGCTTATGTAAAACAAAGTGAAAATGAGATAAAATATCTCCGGGAAAAAATTAGTAATAAAGAATCTATAGTCACCGATGAGATGTATATAGAGGAGAAGGAAAAAACCGAGGTGTTGGAAGAAATTATTCCAATATTAAATTAAAGAGGAAGTGACAATATGAGCGATATTATTTTTATAAAGCCTAAAAGTTTTGAAGATTCTAAAAGAATAGTAAATTATATTGTAGAAGATAAAATTTTACATATCAATTTAACTTCATCAGATAAAAAAATGTACCAAAGAGTCTTAGATTTTATAAGCGGAGCAGTCTATTTAAAGGATGCAAAATTATTGAATCCAGCAGAAAACATCTATCTTTCTATACCAAAGGAAACTTCATTTTCATGGGGTGAAGAGGGTGGAGAAAATAAAAATAAAATGAATTTAGTGGATCTAAGATATGATGAAGAGGAAGAAATAAAACCTGTTTTTTAAAAAAACTAATAATGAGTAATATAATATGCTGAAGACCTGTTTTTTACAACAGGTCTTCAGCATATTATACGTCTTTAAATTATTTTGAAAACATGATAAAATATAGAGTATTTTTTAAAATAAAGAAATAGGGAGTAGTTTATGTATAAGAAAAAAAAGCCATATATCTTGGTATTTGGAGCATCAGTTGTAGACATATTTGGTATTTGTAATGTTGGAGTAAAATATAGAGTGAAAGACTCTAATCCTGGTAAAGTAAGGATGGCCTTTGGTGGTGTCTCTAGAAACATTGCAGAAAATATGGCTAGAATTGGTCTAAATACCAAGTTTATTTCTATCTTAGGAGACGATGAAAAAGGTCGTGCTATGTTGGATCATTCAGAATTAATAGGATATGATATGGAAGATTCTCTTATCTTAGAAGGGGGGAGAACACCGAGTTATCTAGCTATATTAGATCAATTTGGAGAGATGGTTTCAGCAGTAGCTGATATGGAAAGTATCAGTGCTATGAATACAGATTTTATTGATTCTAAATCTGATTTAATTGAAAATGCTGAATACACATTTTTAGATGCCGATGACCCCGAAAATTTAGAGTATCTGTTAAAAAAGTTTACTGGTAAAACTAAATTTATCTTAGACCCAGTATCCTCTGAAAAGGCTGATAAGATAAAACACCTAATCGGTTATTTTCACACAATCAAACCAAATAAAAATGAAGCTGAGATCTTAACTGGATTTCCTATAGATACAGATGAAGATTTAAAGAAAGCTGGACAATATTTTTTAAACTTAGGTGTGGAAAAAGTATTTATAAGTTTAGATTCTGAAGGTGTATACTATACCGATGGAATAGCTAGTGGAAAGGTCAAAGCCTGTGACGTAGTAGTTAAAAACGTAACAGGGGCAGGAGATTCGTTTGTAGCTGGTCTGGGATTCGGATATATGAATGATATGGATATAGAGGAAATTGTAAAATTTTCTATGACAATGTCTATAATTACCATCTCCTACGAAGGTACCATCCATCCTGATATGGATCTTATGAAAATTGCCAAAGCTATGAGGGAAGTTTCATGGGAAGAAAAGTTTATCTAAAACACAGATCTATTAATTAAAGGTCTAAAAAAGAGAGGAGGTTCTAGTTAGAATCTCCTCTTTTTAATATCTACTCCATAGGTTATATACATATATTTAGCTCGTTTTAATAATATACTTCATGAATTCATTTAGCAGTGGTGATAACCATTTATTTTTATGATATGATATCTGTGTTGAAAATTTAATTTCATCCCCATTTCCCTTAATAACTCTAATTTTTTTAGCTTCTATCAAATCTTCTACACAAAATTTAGGCAGTAAGCTTACTCCAAGGTTACTTACTACACATTGTTTTACGGCTTCAATACTCGAAAATTCTAATATTCTTAATGGTAAAACATCTATATTATAGAGATAATTTTGAAAGAATTGCCTTAAAGAGCATTCTTTTTCTGTAAAAATAAAACATTTTTTCTCTATTTCACTTTTATTTTCTCTATTGATGTCTTTAACATCAAACTCTTTACCACTAATAAATATAAGATTTTCTTCACTAATTTTATGAGTTATTAAATCTTCAAAATCCATTTTAGGTTCCAACGTAATGATAAGGTCAAGTTCACCAGTGTATAATCTTTCTCTAAGCTTAGAACAATTATCACTTATAATTTTCAAATTAACATTGGGATAGACATGATTAAATTGAGACAATCCTGAATTTAAACGATATATGACCAATGACTCCGAAATACCAATATTTAACTCTCCTTTTGTATCTATTTTATCTACTGAAATATTCTTAATCATATCATAAGTATTTAGTAACTCAACTACATACTTGTATAGTTCATTTCCTGTATCTGTTACACTTATTGTTTTCCCAAGACGATCAAAAAGAGGTGCTCCCACCTCTCTTTCAAGGGATTGTATGTGCTCACTAACAGTGGATTTTCCATAATATAAACTCTCTGCTGCTTTGGAAAAACTTTTAAGTTCAACTATTTTTTTAAATGTTTTAAATTTACGAATTTCCATATATCCATCTCCTTTCATTTAGTAAGTTCGCTTTTCACGAACATTAATTTCTATTATTTTGATTTTACCGAACTAATAGCTTATGTTATCATGCTAATATAAATTACTTTATTTGTAAATGTTTTTTAATAAAAGGAGATGATATTATGAAGAAAATTTGTTTATTACTTGCTGATGGATTTGAAGCAGTTGAAGCAGCTGTTTTTACAGATGTAATGGGTTGGAATCAACTTGAAGGAAATGGTAATACAGAGTTAATTACAGTAGGTACGAAAGACACATTGAAATGTACGTGGAATTTTACAGTTACACCAGAAATGCATATCAGAGATATAAATGTTGATGAATTTGATGCACTGGCAATTCCTGGTGGTTTTGAAGAGGCAGGATTCTACAAAGATGCTTTTAGTGAAGAGTTTTTAAATATTATTAAAAAGTTTGATAAACAAGGTAAAATTATAGCTTCCATTTGTGTTGCTGCACTTCCTATTGGAAAAAGTGGTGTTCTTAATGAAAGAAATGCAACTACTTATAACCTAAATAATAAAAAACGTCAGAAGCAATTATCTGATTTTGGAGTAAATGTAATACCAGATCAGCCTATAGTTATTGATAAGAATATAATTACGTCATATAATCCATCTACTGCATTTGATGTTGCTTTTACTCTATTAGAGCTTCTTACTTCAAAAGAAAATAAAGACAATATTAAAAAATTAATGGGTTTTACAAAATAAGCACTAGAAAAAGAGTATGGGAAAGTTTAAAAATAAATAAAAAAGAGAGCCTTCAATAGCTCTCTTCTAATAGTTATAAATATCTATCAATCTCTGCCTGTAATTTTTTCAATGCATTAGCTCTATGACTAATTTCTTTCTTTATCTCTGGAATCTCAGCAAAAGTCTTTTTGTATTTTTCAATATAGAAATGAGGATCATATCCAAAACCATCTGTTCCACCTGGCTCTTCTACTATTACCCCTTCTACCTCTCCTCTGAAACTATGGTATTCACCATTTGGTTTCGCAAGAGTTATCACACATACGAATTTAGCACTCTTATCCTCTTTTCCCTTTAGTTCCTGGATCAATTTATTATTATTCTTCTCATCTGTAGCATTTTCTCCTGAATATCTAGCTGAATATATCCCAGGAGCTCCTCCTAGAGCCTCTACACACAACCCACTGTCATCTGCGATAACAGGCATACCTACAGCTTTAGCTATCTCTAAGGCCTTCTTCTGGCTATTTCCCTCAAAGGTATCTCTATCCTCTACCACATCTGGAATTGTGTATCCATCGTTTATTGAAAGTATCTCATACCCCTTTAAGATCTCAGATATTTCTTTTATTTTTTTCTTATTTCCTGTGGCTAAAAATAATTTTTTCATATTTTTTCTCCTTATTTACATTTTAGTCTTCTTTATTGGCATTTATGATACACCAAATAAAAAGCACCCCAAACCAAAATAATATAGCTATTTCTCTAGTATTAAATATAATTGTCACCTCTCTAGCTGTTAATCTATTTTTTTATTAAAATCTAATTCAATATTTATCATTGAAACTATATCTTAATTATAACACATCAAGGGTTTATTAAAAAAAAAATCTCCTACAAATCTATGTAGAAGATTTTTTACTTTCACCTTTAACTATAGATTTCACCTTATTAGGGTAAAATCTATAACAAGAAATGAGAGTTCTATGCTTTCTCTATTGCCTCATTCTGCATTTCAAATAGTTCTTTGATCCCTTTTTCAGCTAGATCTAAAAGGCCATTTAATTCTTTTCTTGTAAATGTAGTTTCCTCTCCTGTTCCCTGTACTTCTACAAATTCCATCTCAGAGTTCATTATTACATTCATGTCTACATCGGCATTAGCATCCTCAGTATATTTTAAGTCTAACATAGGAACTCCACCAACTACTCCTACACTGATAGCAGCTACATTTGAGATTAATGGAGATTCTTCTAACTTACCATCTGCAATTAATTTTTTTATTGCTATAGCAAGAGCTACATATCCACCAGTTATAGAAGCTGTTCTTGTTCCTCCATCAGCTTGAATAACATCACAGTCGATAGTTATACTTCTTTCACCTAATTTACCCATATCTAAACATGCTCTCAAAGATCTCCCAATCAATCTTTGGATCTCCATAGTTCTTCCACCTAATTTACCCATCGAAGCTTCTCTTCTATTTCTATCTTCAGTGGCTCTTGGTAACATAGAATATTCTGCTGTAAGCCATCCTTTTCCTGATTTTTTTAAAAATCTAGGTACACTTTCACTTACAGAAGCAGTACAAATTACCTTTGTATTTCCCATCTCTATCAATACAGATCCTTCAGCATGAATAGTGAATCCTGTTATTAAGTTTACTTGTCTTAAATCTTCATTAGTTCTGTTGTCATCTCTTAAAATACTCATTGTTTATTTCTCCTTTTATAAAATAGAAAGATTATTTTATAATCTTTCTATTATTTTTTTTATTAAATTTAGATTCAAAATTATCTACTTTCTCTTTCCACTTCAGAAAAAAATAAGTATAAGATTACTCTTCTCCAAATTGTGTTTCATACAGCTTTTTATAGATCCCTCCATGGGATAATAGCTCCTCATGACTTCCAGCTTCTGCAATTTTCCCCTTATCCATAACTACAATCTTATCTGCATTGACTATTGTAGACAATCTATGGGCTATTACAAAGGTTGTTCTCCCAACCATTAATTTTTCCAAAGCGTCTTGAACCAGTCTTTCAGATTCTGTATCTAGAGCAGATGTAGCTTCATCCAAGATCATAATCTCTGGGTTTTTTAGGAGTGCACGAGCTATGGCAATTCTTTGTTTTTGACCACCTGATAGTAATGTTCCACGCTCTCCTACCTCTTGATCATACCCATCTTCAAACTCTATAATAAAGTTATGAGCATTGGCCATCTTAGCAGCATTTATAACATCCTCTTTTGTCACTTCTCTTCCTGCACCATATAAGATATTAGAATAGATAGTACCACTAAATAAGAATGTCTCTTGGGGAACTATTCCTATATGATCTCTTAATTCTTTCATTTTTAGATCTCTTATATCCATCCCGTCTATAGTTATAGAACCATTTTCAATCTCATAAAATCTAGGAATTAAATTTACTAAGGTTGTTTTTCCACTTCCACTTCTTCCAACTAATGCTACGATCTCTCCGGCATTTGCTTCAAAATTAATATTATCTATAGCATAGTCTAAATCTTTCCCATATTTAAATTTTAAATCCTTAAATTTTACTTTGGGTGAAAGTTTTCCATAGTCTACGGCACTTTCTCTTTCCACTACTTCTGGTACTTCTTCCAACAGCTCCATTACCCTGTCAGCTGATGGCATGATAGACATTAGTTCACTACCTCTTTTAATAACTTTTTTTAGTGGCTCAAACATAAGCCCTAATGAAGTTACAAATGAAGTAAGGTCTCCAGCTGTAAAGTTAGCATCCACAATAACTTTATTTCCACCATATAGTAGTACTCCCACTACTATAGTAGTAGTCATAACTTCATTTATAGGTGAAATTCTAGCCTCTACCTTCTTATTTCTATATTCAGTATTTAATACT is from Psychrilyobacter atlanticus DSM 19335 and encodes:
- a CDS encoding cell division protein SepF — protein: MSDIIFIKPKSFEDSKRIVNYIVEDKILHINLTSSDKKMYQRVLDFISGAVYLKDAKLLNPAENIYLSIPKETSFSWGEEGGENKNKMNLVDLRYDEEEEIKPVF
- the rph gene encoding ribonuclease PH, with protein sequence MLRDDNRTNEDLRQVNLITGFTIHAEGSVLIEMGNTKVICTASVSESVPRFLKKSGKGWLTAEYSMLPRATEDRNRREASMGKLGGRTMEIQRLIGRSLRACLDMGKLGERSITIDCDVIQADGGTRTASITGGYVALAIAIKKLIADGKLEESPLISNVAAISVGVVGGVPMLDLKYTEDANADVDMNVIMNSEMEFVEVQGTGEETTFTRKELNGLLDLAEKGIKELFEMQNEAIEKA
- a CDS encoding ABC transporter ATP-binding protein; protein product: MDKIELKVQKTSLKKMVDYGMNYKYRFMIIVVLSLIVGLAKAAPAYFSKYLMDNVLIDKDVKMLLLVSGGLVIATVIKGFSMYYKEIYSSYTTRLVVRDIQQDIYRHLHKLSHSYFDKTPQGEIMARISGDAGNLGKIGFMIFQILPEFLTVAVLLIGLFRIDVILALMTLVLLPAMMMILKKILKKIKKTARKRQDQRGELNSLIQESLSGIRVVKAFATEQDEIKKYEEKNMEVLNTEYRNKKVEARISPINEVMTTTIVVGVLLYGGNKVIVDANFTAGDLTSFVTSLGLMFEPLKKVIKRGSELMSIMPSADRVMELLEEVPEVVERESAVDYGKLSPKVKFKDLKFKYGKDLDYAIDNINFEANAGEIVALVGRSGSGKTTLVNLIPRFYEIENGSITIDGMDIRDLKMKELRDHIGIVPQETFLFSGTIYSNILYGAGREVTKEDVINAAKMANAHNFIIEFEDGYDQEVGERGTLLSGGQKQRIAIARALLKNPEIMILDEATSALDTESERLVQDALEKLMVGRTTFVIAHRLSTIVNADKIVVMDKGKIAEAGSHEELLSHGGIYKKLYETQFGEE
- a CDS encoding XTP/dITP diphosphatase; the encoded protein is MKKLFLATGNKKKIKEISEILKGYEILSINDGYTIPDVVEDRDTFEGNSQKKALEIAKAVGMPVIADDSGLCVEALGGAPGIYSARYSGENATDEKNNNKLIQELKGKEDKSAKFVCVITLAKPNGEYHSFRGEVEGVIVEEPGGTDGFGYDPHFYIEKYKKTFAEIPEIKKEISHRANALKKLQAEIDRYL
- a CDS encoding LysR family transcriptional regulator; protein product: MKGDGYMEIRKFKTFKKIVELKSFSKAAESLYYGKSTVSEHIQSLEREVGAPLFDRLGKTISVTDTGNELYKYVVELLNTYDMIKNISVDKIDTKGELNIGISESLVIYRLNSGLSQFNHVYPNVNLKIISDNCSKLRERLYTGELDLIITLEPKMDFEDLITHKISEENLIFISGKEFDVKDINRENKSEIEKKCFIFTEKECSLRQFFQNYLYNIDVLPLRILEFSSIEAVKQCVVSNLGVSLLPKFCVEDLIEAKKIRVIKGNGDEIKFSTQISYHKNKWLSPLLNEFMKYIIKTS
- a CDS encoding GNA1162 family protein — its product is MKRYKLFLLFILLIFIGCTPKQDFVLKATPSISPAKLAILPINNNTNDVAGGFIFRGVVYNNFEQNNRGYDIQDIKKTDELLNEAGITDGGQLKFLRPIELAEILGVDGLLYIDLDELDFMTYPYYHTRSVKGTFLLYNFEKLIWVKPIRVAIKYFGVSSALDTISGAVNGDSDQLNDGMTQAGIDIAVHQGIKFATIAGFDHELAPEMALVSKKLSSVIPKGSRADSAYVKQSENEIKYLREKISNKESIVTDEMYIEEKEKTEVLEEIIPILN
- a CDS encoding DJ-1/PfpI family protein, which gives rise to MKKICLLLADGFEAVEAAVFTDVMGWNQLEGNGNTELITVGTKDTLKCTWNFTVTPEMHIRDINVDEFDALAIPGGFEEAGFYKDAFSEEFLNIIKKFDKQGKIIASICVAALPIGKSGVLNERNATTYNLNNKKRQKQLSDFGVNVIPDQPIVIDKNIITSYNPSTAFDVAFTLLELLTSKENKDNIKKLMGFTK
- a CDS encoding carbohydrate kinase family protein, which codes for MYKKKKPYILVFGASVVDIFGICNVGVKYRVKDSNPGKVRMAFGGVSRNIAENMARIGLNTKFISILGDDEKGRAMLDHSELIGYDMEDSLILEGGRTPSYLAILDQFGEMVSAVADMESISAMNTDFIDSKSDLIENAEYTFLDADDPENLEYLLKKFTGKTKFILDPVSSEKADKIKHLIGYFHTIKPNKNEAEILTGFPIDTDEDLKKAGQYFLNLGVEKVFISLDSEGVYYTDGIASGKVKACDVVVKNVTGAGDSFVAGLGFGYMNDMDIEEIVKFSMTMSIITISYEGTIHPDMDLMKIAKAMREVSWEEKFI